CGTTGCCGGTGGGCGCCATCGCGTCGATGGAGCcgaggatggaggcgaggaagtccgGCTCTTCGAGGCACTGATCCGGCGGCTGCAGTGGACGGCGCAAGTCCCGGCGTCCTTCAGGCCTCCACCGGCACTGGCCGATGACGGGGTtggcggaggaggacgtcgtGGTCGCGGTGGCGGAGCTTCCCGTCGGCCTCGCGCTAACCCTAGATCGGTAGGGACTGTAGGAGAGGGTTGTGGCGGCGGTCAACTTAGGATTGCGTGCCCCGGTCCCTCTCCCTGTTCTTTATAGCgcgggcgacgggggcccaccagccatgtTTGGCtgaacgcccccgatcagggcgcaaatCAAGGGATTGGCCAGATCTTTGGATCTGGCCGttggagatcaattccaacaaTTTGTTCCactaatttttttagtttatcGCTGCTACTGCTAGTTACATGTTTCCTCGACTAAGTGTGTCCTATCTGCCGGTATTCATGGTCATGGATTGATTTGGTTTCGTAGTTTAATTTGACTAGCGATCTAATTTCTATGAAAACTTGCTATTCCAAAAAACTAAATACGAAAAGGTAGCTGTATTCAGTTTCTATTATTACTGGAAAGGGCTGCAGTATTCCACGTCATAGTATTGTAGTTGATGCGAACTTTAGTTGATATATATTGTATTTTTTAAGCAATGTAGTTAAGATAAATCCATCACTTCGTTATTTTCATATAAGTGTCATAGTCTGCAAGCCGCTGTTGCACTAGGTATATATTTTGAGTATTCTATTATCATGATGCTATTGTTTAAGTTGTATATTTTAGGTATCCAAATGGAGCTACGACATTCATTGCTATATTTGTTATAGTGAAAGAAGAGgtaaaataatttattaggTAGGGCTGAGCACAATTAATTGGAAACTTAATGTATTTGCGAAATCATGTTGCTATTAATAGACATGTTATTTTCTTAAGGAAGTAGtggttatattaaaatatgacgCGTTATCGTGGAGGTAACATGAGAAGCCATAGAAGAATGATGGTACGGTATTATATTTTTAGCAAAATAAGCTGGTGCGTTGAAAGAATCATGCATGAAAATGATTTGAATTTACAAAACTATAATTGCTATATAGTAAAGTTATAGAGTTCGAAATTCTAGGCAACTTTTGTGTTTatcatcttttttttatttaaagacGTTTTGATATCCAAATTGTACAATGGGTTGAATGTAAGCATTTGTGCAAACGAATTGCGAAAGCGTTTTAATTTGAAACTTACTTTATAAGAAAGTTGTAGTTTTTGGAATCTTGATCCAATTCTATATTCTGCAACTTTTGATTCTAAAGCATTTTGGTATTCAAATTGTACGTATAATGTTACTCGTGTAGAAGTAACAGATGGGTTGTGGTTTGATTTAACTGAAATCCGAGGGTTCTTCTAAGAAAATCTTGAGAGAGGGCCTGGTTGGCAAGTTGATTTTATGAAAACTTAAAATTTTTTCTTTGCAAATTTCCTTGAACCTAGACTATTGGACTGTAGGTTGATTTCAAAAAAAGTTGAGGacctttttgcaaaattttatgAGCGAGGAGGCCAAAACCACGGATTGTTTCTCTAAAGTCATAGGGtttcttttttgcaaaatgatcgGGATACTCACTATATGAGCAGGCGACATGGCCATGCTCCCTAACCCTCTTTTCATTGCCAACCTGCGTTGTATTCTTATACAGAAAATTACGGATGGTTATGGTTAAGTTAAAAAAGTTTGGCCAATAATGCTCTGATCTGACTCGCGCTTGCTGCAATAGGAGGGAATAGCATATTTGCTATTTATATGTCATCTATTTTTTCCCAAATAATGTCATATCATATTCCGTCCATTAGGGTAATTTTCTAATTTCACTTTTCAAATGTTATAAATCAATCATGCATGTGAGTCAAGCTGCTAATGGTCTAGGATCCGAACCACAGCCGACCCAAACTAATTATCGTTTTCCTCATCTATCAAACCTCACCACACCAAACTGCATGGCTTGAAAAACTGAATTAAACCAATCTGTTGGTGTTTTcaacccaaaaccaaaccgaaccagttCCTCCAGACGGTTTGCACAGCGTGTTTTCGTGCTTGGCATCGAGACACTGGAAGCTTAGGCGAGAAGAGCGAGCACAAGATGGCGCCTCGGCTACGACCCTTCCGCGGCTACGCTCCTTCCTGGCCGTCCTGCCGCCGGCGATGACTGCGAGCCGTCTAAACTGATCCAAACTGAAGGCTGAGATTACTGAAACTAGTCCAAACTGATCCAAACCAATCTCAGCTATGAATCGAACCGAACCAAACTACTTATCTGCGCCCACTGAGTTCCACTGAACCAGTCTCAGCCACGTCAAAACCCAAACCAAAAAAACTGGTTTCAAACCGAACCATTAGCAGATTGACATGTGAGCCATTGGCCTTGTATTGGATAAAACGAGTTGTTGATCCTATGCATAGAAAAGGTGCGCTAATCCAATCGTCGCAAGTAGAAGTGTAAAACTGATGCCTGCATGGTCATAGCGCTACAACGGACCTTCCTTCGCAACCAAGTTCCTCGCACTTTTACCGCTCGACGAGGAAGGCAACGACTCCATCGACCTCATCACCGATACATGCCTACGGCCAACAGATCGGAAATCGACGCACCAGATCGTCCCGGTGATGTGTCCCTGACCCCATCTCGACTCCTGACGCACGCGACATCAAACTTTTCTTTTCCCCCTTCTGTAATCTTATGCTTTGATCATGGAGCCATCACCACCTATATAGAGCCTCTTGAATCCTTGTCAGCTCCAGGGCAAACAGTTAACACTTAACAGTCCAACACCCCTCGAGCCTCGACCGAGATCACCTTGCCATCCTCCTCgtctcgtcgccggcgatgtcATTCCTGGTGGTCGGTGGACTGGATCTTCGACGTGCTGGCGTCTCTGGGGCTCTTGGCGGAAGGAGGCCAAGATCCTCTTTCTCGGCCTCGACAACTCCGGCAAGACCACCCTGCTCCACATGCTCAAAGACGAGGTACTCCTGCGCCTGCCTCCTGTTTCCTACTCCTGGTTGCTTCTTCTCGTGGTGCTTGCCGGCCGGTGCGGACACGGTCTCCGTCGCCGTCGTGTACTACGCAGAGGCTGACCCAGCACGCCCCGACGCAGCACCCGACGGCGGAGGAGCTGAGCATCGGGCGGATCAAGATCCGGGCCTTCGACCTCGGCGGCCACCGAATCGCGCGCCGCGTCTGGAGGGACTACTACGCCAGCGTCGACGCGGTGGTGTACATGGTGGACGCCGCCGACGGCGCCCGCCTCGCCGAGTCCAGGGCGGAGCTGGGCGCGCTCCTGTCGGACGACGCGCTGGCCGGCGTGCCGTTCCTTGTGCTCGGGAACAAGATCGACGTCCTGCAGGCGGCGCCCGAGAACGTGCTCGCCTACTACCTCGGGCTCGCCGGATGCACCACCGGCAAGGGCGCCGTCGACCTCGCCGGCACCGGCGTGCGGCCCCTCGAGGTCTTCATGTGCAGCGTCGTGCGCAAGATGGGCTACGGCGAGGGGTTCAGGTGGATGTCGCAGTACATCAATTAGggctctgtgtgtgtgtgtgtgggggggggggggggggggggagggggctgGGGTCTTGCTATATATCAATCGGTGTGTGTGCAGGTTGTAGGAGTGTTGTGCTATTTCTGGTGTTATCAAATCACTTGTATTTGTCTCCTTGTTCGTATGAGTTACAGCATAATCTTGCCCCCTTTGGCAGTGATTATAACACCTTCGGATATAGTGCTTTAATATGCAAAGATTAACCTCCGTAGAATGACCCAAGTAAGTCGCATTCCATGTTCCATTCGAAGAACATTAGCCTCTTTGCTTCCCTCATTATGGTACATTGTTTGAGTCCTCCGTAGACAAAAATGAAGGACTGGTGCTATATAAAATCTCATACCAAAAACCTCGGAGTATAATGCACCGCCGGTTCTCAGACTTGGCTTAAGGTGGCATCCAAATCCCCAAACTCCCAAAATGCACATACAAATCCTCAAATTTGCTATTCAGCTACGTGAGGTCCAAATTATTGTTACCAAAGTTAAATCGCCATGACCATCGACCGTTAGAATTTGCGTAATAAacattagagcaactccagtgggGCTTCTAAATTTAGGTGAGCAAATGCCCATTTAAAAGCCCACTTTTAAATTTTACTCACCCAACTATGGGTCTCCACTCCAGTAGGCTGGCTAAATTGGCCTTCCATTTTTTCAACTGACATCTCAACCCCACATGTcattctcttctctctcccctaCCCGTCCGAGCCCAGGGCGCGCtctgctcccgcgccgccggcgcgcgccaccgccgcccgcttgGCGTCCACCTGCCGCGTCGACCCCGCacgtcccgcctcccctgcCGGCACCACCTCCCTACCTTCCCTGGCCGCCACCCCCTAcctccctcctccgccgatTCCAGCCGCCGGTGCCGACCCGCCCCACGTACGCCTCCCCGCCGGCTGTCCTTCGCAAGGGCCGCCTCCCGACCACCGCCCGATGGCACCTCCCCGCCTTCGTCGACGCGAGGTGGAGCCAGCACCGCCGGCGCCCAGGCAAGATATTTGCCTTCTTCTGCTACGCCCAGGCAAGAATCCTGTTATTCCATCACTTGCTGGAACCAAAATTGCTTGTCTTTGAAAACTTTAGAGACCATCTCTCAAGCATGAATGAGCTTGCTTTCTCACCTGTAACCCATCAAAGTAAGCTATGATTAACTCTCTGGATAATTAGTCATGTACTAACATATTTCAGCAAAAACCCAAGCCTCTTGGTGCCATGTATTGAGTTATGAAATACACTTGTTCATAGTCATTTGCTAGTTATTATAAAAGTGGACAGTAGCAAACTTTTACTAGAATTGAACGAGACTTTCCAGAATTTTCACAAATACTAGGTTGCTTTGCACCTGTTTTGCTGGACAAACAagtctcttttcttttcctactTTGCTGGACAAACAAGCTTAAGCAGCAAATGATGTTCTTTTTTTCTCCCATTACTTTTGTTTTGTGAACAGCGGTTCCTTAGCTTTTTACATGCATGATGTTATGATTCTCTAGCTGGTTAGCTTCTGATTCTTGTCATGTGGATTTATAAGTGAATTGATTTCTTGATTTTCAAATAACTACTGAAGTGCTTTGCAGTACTCCATCTCCCTCTAGCTACTGATTATATTATTTTCATATATGTACAGGTCAAATATTGTAAATGGATAGCCTTCTTAAGCGGCGGTGGCTGGATGCCGTTCTTACCGGATTGAAGAGGAAGCAGAGCGAGAAGAAATTCCGTGCCTCGTTGCCGGGTCGGCACAATGTACGAAGATGCATCCAGGGAGGGCACCAGAGACTTTACTTGGACTACTTCGCCCCCCAGCCTGTGTACAACAATAAGCACTTCAGGCGGAGGTTTAGGATGTCCAAGTCCCTCTTCTTGCGGAATGCAGCGGCACTAGGGGCTCATGACGAGTATTTCAGGCAGAGACCCAATGCGGTTGGGGCTCTTGGCGGCTCTCCCATTCAGAAGGCAGCTGCAGCTCTCAGAATGCTTGCCTATGGAGTTTTGGCAGATTTCTTGGATGAGTGTGTAAGGTTGGGAGAGAGTACCCTTATCGAGTGCTTGCAGCACTTTTTCAGAGGAGTTGTTGATGTCTTTGGTGAGGAGTACCTAAAGGCCCCCAATGTCGAGGACACACTGAGGCTAATGGCCATGAACACCACAAGAGGATTCCCCGAAATgcttggttccgtggattgcaTGCATTGGAGATGGGACAAGTGCCCAACAACGTGGAAAGGGATGTACACAGGCCACAAGGAAGGCCCTACAATGATACCAGAGGCTGTTGCATCTCATGATCTTTGGATCTGGCACACTTTCTTTGGTATGCCTAGTTCGCTTAATGACATCAACGTCCTGCGTCGTTCTCCCCTTTTCGACAGACTCACTTCTGGGACGGCACCTCAGTTGGAATACACAGTCAATGGAAACAAGTACACGATGGGGTACTATCTCGCTGACGGGATATATCCTACTTGGGCGACATTTGTCAAAGCTTTCCGAAAGCCGCAGGGGAACAAGAAAGTTCACGGCGACACAAGAAGCTGCAAGAAAAAGATGTAGAAAGGGCATTGGGGTACTCCAGCTACGGTTTGCTATGATACGGGGGCCTACGATAATGTGGAGTAAGGAGGACCTATGGTACATCATGCAGGCTTGTGTCCTTCTTCACAACATGATCATTGAAGATGAGAGAGAGGATGAGGATTACTTCAACTACAATCAGGAAGGTACCGTTACCAATGTGTTGGACCCTAAGGACTACGAGCATTGTGACCCTAAGGTGTTGGAGGAGTTCCTCAAGATGCATCAAGAGATCGAGGATAAATCGACACATGAGCAGCTCCGAAACGATCTTGTCGAGCATTTGTGGGCGATCCATAGTTCTAGGTAGTTGAGGTATTCAGGTATGCTTCTCCATCTTTTCTAAAAATAGATTTGATCGAAGCAGTCCTGATTTGAGTTCATTTGTTCCTGTCTGTATTTTTATCTTCTGCAATTGTCTTATTTTTATCTTCTGCAGGTCAGAATTAATGTCTTTTTTCCATTAGTGCTCAGTGCAAAGATTTAGCAGTGTTTGAAATGCTTTCAGAAGATGCAGACTAGCATTCAGACTAGCAACCCAGAATTTAGTGTATGTAACCTGTAAGCTCCCTGTAAGCTGAATTTAATATCCATGACTTGTTATTATGTATGACTTGTTATTAAGTGTCTTTGTGCTACACCCAACACAAGCACTTGTTTGTACAGTAGTTCAGTTCATGCGACCAATTAACTGTTCTTTTCCCTTTTAgttacagcagcagcagcgacggtCAATGCCTCAGGTTTGTTCATTTGGAAGCCATCATCTCCAggactactactactactctgCCTCCCTATAGTTACAGCAGCAGCGACGACAGTGATGACCAAGAAACAGTAGCACCCTTCGTCTTTCCTGAACCCGTGATGTCTGAGTCTGACTGATAGGCTCACATCATTTTGTAACACTTAGATTTAGCAGTGTTTGAAACACTTGGATGCTCACATAATTTTGTAACACTTGGATGGTGCCTGTTGCTGCATTGTGAATTCTGAATGTTACTGAATTCTGTTACTTGACAATACGTCAGTGAAACTCTGTTACTGAATTGCTGCTCAGATGAATCATTCTGTTGGTGCTCAGATGAATTCTGTTACTGAAGCATTCTGCATTCTGTTACTGAATTCTGAGCAGAAACAATACGACTCATGTTTGATGCAGGATAATTTGAAAACAAGTCATGTTTGGTCTGAGGCTTTGATTCAGAAAACAGCAACACGACTTGTTCTCTAGAATATTCAGAGATTCAATTAGCAGCTTGTTTGGTGAGCATTTGTACTATTGAGTTATCTTGTTCACAGGAACTTTGACTTGTTCTCTAGAATATTCAGAGATTCAGTTAACAGCTTGTTTGAGTAATCTTGCCTGCATGCCTCAGCTCTATACTTATTCAGTCCAGGCAATTTTCTTTTAATTCTTCCTTGAAGAATTGGCTCAACTTGACTACTGGTGGCTTGTGGGTTCTGAAACTTGCACCAGAAGTCAGCTTGTTCTGTATGGTGATGTATTTGGGTACTGTTCATTATTCTGAAATTCTGTTACTAGAACTTGTGTTACTGAAATTCTGTTAGACTGAAACTCAGACCTGGGCAAGAATGAACAGACCTCGTTCATCTTTCGCATTTCAGAGATAGCAATCCTTTCAGAATACAATAAATCAAACACAGcacagaaataaaaaaattctttaGACAGAAACCTGAACATTCATGCAGACAGAATCACCAACTGAACATTCACACAGAAACCTCAACATTCATGCAGACTGTGTAAAAAGGAATCCATTGCAGCATTCATCAGACTCAGAGCCTGTTCTTGGGTGGAAAATTAAACAAATATCCAGCATTGTTCTGCATTTTCAAACTGAACGAAATGAAAACAGCAGGCAactacggtgatacaccaaacagcaggcagcattgttcttgggGTCCTTGAACGAGCTCTTGATGGAGGTCTGAAAAAAAACACAAATGTGTCAAATAAAATCAGTAATATCTCATTTAGTTGGTCAGATGAGCAGCAAGCATCATTTAATAGGAAGGGGACATACCTCGGGAAAGGATCACGCAGAGCTTACGTCATCCCCAGCCGCCCCGCTGGAATGCTCGCTTGCCCCCGAATTGAGTGAGGCAACCTTTGCCGCTGCAATCTATGCCCTCATCACTAGAACGTAGGCCCTCTGACTCTCGTCCATCGAGCTGAGATCACAGAACATAATCTTTTGCTCTTGCTCCCACATCAACTGCCGCTCCTCTATCTCTAGCCTCTTCTCCTCAAGCCTGGTAGATTCTTcaagcttcttctgctcaatcCTGGCACTTTCTTCAATCTCCCTCTCTGCAAGCCTGGTTGATTCTTTCCATCtatcttctttttgttttgcttctTCCACCTTCATCTGAACAAAGCTGCCCCAGACCTCTATGCACTGATCGACTCCTCGTCCATTCCTCTTCAGCTTCTCCTTCGACTGTTTCCGATCCAGAGGTCAATCTTGCTTGGCAGGAGGCATGGAAGAGTTAGCTAGTGTCGAGTCTTGACCTCCATCATTTCCTTCAGCTTCAGCTTCAGCCGGTGTAGCACGCTTGTCTGATGTGCTTGGCCTCTTTGATTGCTTCATGGTCTCTTGCAGAGATAGAAACTTCTTGGTGTGCCTAACCTCCAACCAGCAGTGGATGAAGGCGAAGGACTTGCTTTTGGAGTCACATTGAGCATATCGAGCTTGAGCTTCTTTTATCTGCAAGAAAGAGAAAACAATGAATCAATTATTAGAAGATAATAAGCATTTGAACATTGAAAGTAACAAAGGCGATGTTCGATGCCACTTACATGCTCAGTGTAAGGAACACCACTTGGATGTCGACGCTCGATCTTGTCGTAGAATCCTTGAAATCTCATGCAGTCCTTCAGTATGCCTCCCATTGTTTTCTCGAGCGAAGCAGCAGTCCTATTGGAGTCAAAACATTTGTTGTCATGGAAGTGGTCAGTGATCCTTGCCCAATACGACTTGCTCGGCTGGTCATTTGCAGTGATGGGATCGGTTGTGATGTCGCTCCAAGATCTGCAAAGTTGGATATCCTCATCATGGTGGTAATTGCCACCTCTCTTGCTTCCACTGCCTTGATGATGCGTC
The genomic region above belongs to Panicum virgatum strain AP13 chromosome 8N, P.virgatum_v5, whole genome shotgun sequence and contains:
- the LOC120684882 gene encoding uncharacterized protein LOC120684882, with product MSKSLFLRNAAALGAHDEYFRQRPNAVGALGGSPIQKAAAALRMLAYGVLADFLDECVRLGESTLIECLQHFFRGVVDVFGEEYLKAPNVEDTLRLMAMNTTRGFPEMLGSVDCMHWRWDKCPTTWKGMYTGHKEGPTMIPEAVASHDLWIWHTFFGMPSSLNDINVLRRSPLFDRLTSGTAPQLEYTVNGNKYTMGYYLADGIYPTWATFVKAFRKPQGNKKVHGDTRSCKKKM